The Thermococcus sp. 4557 genomic sequence GGGAGCGGGTGCATTATCCTGAGGCTTTCCTTCGCCTTCTTCAGAACCGCGCAGTTCACCTGGTAGCTGCCCTTGACCTTGAGGTACTCCTGCTCGTCCGGGAAGCGCTCGCGCTGGATTCTGGTGACGTAGAGAACGTCCAGCTCCGGGATCGTTCCCTCCAGGTCAGTCGTCTCGTGGATTCTAACCCCCTTCTCGCGGAGCTCCTCTATGATGTGCTTTGGCATCCGCAGGAGCTCCGGCGAAATCAGGTAGAGTTCGACGTTGTAGAAGGCCAGAGCCTCCGCCAGGCTGTGAACGGTTCTCCCGTACTTGAGGTCGCCGAGCAGGCCTATGGTAAGGCCGTCTATCCTCCCGAAGGCGCGCTTTATCGTGTAGAGGTCGAGGAGCGTCTGTGTTGGGTGCTGGTTGCTGCCGTCGCCGGCGTTGATGACCGGTATCTCCGCCACCTCCGCGGCGAGCCTAGCGGCCCCCTCCATCGAATGGCGTATCACTATAACGTCGCTGTACTGCTCGACCGTCTTTATAGTGTCTGCCAGACTCTCGCCCTTCTTGACGCTAGTACTGGCGGCGGAGGAGAAGCCGATGACCGAGCCGCCGAGGCGGTGCATGGCGCTCTCAAAGCTCAAGCGGGTTCTCGTTGATGGCTCGAAGAAGAGCGTCGCGAGTATCTTTCCCTTTGCATAGTCGAGTGCACCCTTCTCGTTGAGCTCCGTTTCGAGTCTTTCGGCAACGTTCAAAACAAACTCAATATCCTCCTTCGAGAAGTCCCTAACGCTTATCACGTCTCGTCCTTTCCAGTCCATAAAAGCCCTTCCGATGTAAAAATCGATGGGTTTTTAAACGTTTTTTGACATAAAATTGTCGACGGTAACCCTTTAAAGCCGGGTTCAAAATTTCCATAACCTGGTTTTAGGGTGGTAGCATGAGGACGCCCAGCGTGTACGTAGCCGAGGAGCTGATACCTTTTCTGAGGGCCAAGATAGCGGAGAGGCTTTACCGCGAGGGCATGAGGCAGTCCCAGATAGCCGAGTACCTCGGCATAACGCAGGCGATGGTCAGCAAATATCTGGCCGGGAAGTATAAGGTGCCCCCCGCGGAGGTGGCCGAGAGGCTCGAAGACATGGCCAACGACGTGTCTTCCTTCATACTCTTTGGAGGGAGCAGGGAGGATGCCGTGCTTCTTGTGGCGAGACGTGTGTTCGAGCTCTTTCAAAACGGTTTCCTGTGCAGGTTCTACGCTGAATACGCAGGGGTGAGCGAGGAGGCGTGCCGTTCGCTGTTCTCCGTGGGCCCCAGCCGGGGCGAGATTCTTGAGGTTCTGAACATGGCCCTCAACGAACTTCTCAGGGATGAAAAGTTCCCCGCCCTCATCCCGGAGGTCAGGAGCAACTTCGCCTACTCCCTTCCGTCCCCGCGGAGCGTCGAAGACGTTGCAGCGATTCCGGGAAGGATAAC encodes the following:
- the pyrB gene encoding aspartate carbamoyltransferase yields the protein MDWKGRDVISVRDFSKEDIEFVLNVAERLETELNEKGALDYAKGKILATLFFEPSTRTRLSFESAMHRLGGSVIGFSSAASTSVKKGESLADTIKTVEQYSDVIVIRHSMEGAARLAAEVAEIPVINAGDGSNQHPTQTLLDLYTIKRAFGRIDGLTIGLLGDLKYGRTVHSLAEALAFYNVELYLISPELLRMPKHIIEELREKGVRIHETTDLEGTIPELDVLYVTRIQRERFPDEQEYLKVKGSYQVNCAVLKKAKESLRIMHPLPRVDEIHPEVDRTERALYFRQVFSGVPVRMALLGLTLGVLEGV
- a CDS encoding thiamine-phosphate synthase family protein encodes the protein MRTPSVYVAEELIPFLRAKIAERLYREGMRQSQIAEYLGITQAMVSKYLAGKYKVPPAEVAERLEDMANDVSSFILFGGSREDAVLLVARRVFELFQNGFLCRFYAEYAGVSEEACRSLFSVGPSRGEILEVLNMALNELLRDEKFPALIPEVRSNFAYSLPSPRSVEDVAAIPGRITAAKGKAFALPPEFGASGFTAGILVKLAEVRPEIRSVLNIRYGPDIESALTAAGFKVGRVKTGGLSEEEAVRAIADVFRRDSYDAVVDVGGLGVEPLVYIFGETPFDVVEKLKRLVGNL